The Pyrenophora tritici-repentis strain M4 chromosome 3, whole genome shotgun sequence genome has a window encoding:
- a CDS encoding LSM1, Small nuclear ribonucleoprotein (snRNP) protein: MVDAKIQELLSKPRSELTEYEVAQVEEHELTTGPLSILQTAVRSRTQVLISCRNNRKILARVKAFDRHCNMVLENAKEMWTETPRLANGSYGRKVNKDRFISKLFLRGDSVILVLLS, translated from the exons ATGGTAGACGCAAAGATTCA AGAGCTTCTTTCTAAGCCACGCTCCGAGTTGAC AGAATATGAGGTTGCTCAAGTCGAAGAGCATGAACTCACCACCGGCCCCCTCTCCATCCTCCAAACCGCCGTCAGATCGCGCACTCAGGTGCTGATCTCCTGCAGAAACAACAGGAAGATTCTTGCGCGCGTCAAGGCTTTTGACCGTCACTGCAACATGGTACTTGAAAATGCAAAGGAGATGTGGACTGAGACACCACGGTTAGCCAACGGTAGTTACGGGCGGAAGGTTAACAAGGACCGCTTCATTTCCAAGCT GTTCTTGCGAGGAGACTCGGTCATTCTCGTTTTGTTGTCATAG
- a CDS encoding Dak2 domain containing protein, translating to MLETAKETEDLLILVNHIIQVVEVAMDGTSGAIYAIFLNALAHGLRQNAPSSPQLVTPAIWAKALDSSLKALGKYTPAKPGDRTLMDALYPFVETLSKTDEIDKAAAAAQIGAQGTKGMKASLGRTVYVGGEGFQEVPDPGAHGLAELLLGLNDGLKK from the coding sequence ATGCTCGAAACGGCAAAGGAAACAGAAGATCTGCTGATCCTTGTGAATCACATCATTCAAGTGGTCGAAGTGGCAATGGATGGCACATCAGGCGCCATCTACGCCATCTTCTTGAACGCCCTAGCCCATGGACTGCGACAGAACGCACCCTCCTCGCCACAACTAGTGACCCCTGCAATATGGGCCAAGGCTCTTGACTCATCGCTCAAAGCACTTGGCAAGTATACGCCTGCAAAACCCGGGGATCGAACGCTCATGGACGCTCTCTACCCGTTCGTGGAGACACTGTCCAAGACTGACGAAATCGACAAAGCGGCCGCAGCAGCGCAGATTGGAGCGCAAGGGACCAAGGGTATGAAAGCGAGTTTGGGGCGAACGGTGTATGTCGGAGGCGAAGGGTTCCAAGAAGTGCCAGACCCAGGCGCGCATGGGCTTGCGGAGCTTCTGCTGGGCCTGAATGACGGATTGAAGAAGTAG